One window from the genome of Epinephelus moara isolate mb chromosome 5, YSFRI_EMoa_1.0, whole genome shotgun sequence encodes:
- the tma16 gene encoding translation machinery-associated protein 16: MPKAQKGKGKAPEKVVHPYSRKAAYLAREEIRLKKKERQKNDKATRLSSIGEKLLWFQQQLDPEKTTYTKKDACDVIERYLQRFDSELEQIELMNGIKGRQGRLHGAREAVIKQTVERERAQYEGVGFEIPDIINAKHLKTFREWTGDLKKLPNIKLRKVSNKGLDTKNEEEEEEKQDDAEDDNEDDEDDLDDEDVDEMLLMSD; this comes from the exons ATG CCTAAAGCTCAGAAAGGAAAAGGCAAAGCTCCGGAGAAGGTTGTTCACCCGTACAGCAGGAAAGCTGCTTACCTGGCCCGAGAAGAAATCAGactgaagaagaaagaaag GCAGAAGAATGACAAAGCAACTCGTCTGAGCAGCATCG GGGAGAAGCTGTTGTGGTTTCAGCAACAGTTGGATCCAGAAAAGACGACTTACACTAAAAAAGATGCCTGTGACGTCATAGAAAG GTACCTCCAAAGGTTTGATTCTGAGCTCGAGCAGATTGAGCTGATGAATGGAATCAAAGGTCGGCAGGGTCGTCTCCATGGCGCCAGGGAGGCTGTCATCAAACAGACGGTCGAGCGAGAGCGAGCGCAGTATGAGGGCGTTGGGTTTG AGATCCCAGACATCATTAACGCAAAGCATCTGAAGACATTCAG GGAGTGGACCGGTGATCTGAAGAAACTTCCAAATATTAAACTGCGAAAGGTGTCTAACAAAGGTTTGGACACAAAgaacgaggaggaggaggaggagaaacaagATGATGCAGAAGATGACAAtgaggatgatgaagatgatttGGATGATGAGGATGTGGATGAGATGTTGCTGATGTCGGACTGA
- the marchf1 gene encoding E3 ubiquitin-protein ligase MARCHF7 isoform X2 → MPIQQITVVPARETASNGKSSTRSKDKTEGRKAPGRSGSRSSNISKASNSTTGLTTASRTSITPSSQDICSSTQLTPLEEDVSESHKHNKHTQNSVMTVTSTTLGSSAQAQKKQVKRRHRRKRNSCTGYDCVETNGKQEQTDRSELSSDRSEHGEKRERSVKNRRELPPRLRCSGVPQSDSTSEDEAWREARSWSKEKARRVRRRSGSSRERDGVNGGKGGEDKVQIMELQSVGSDEGKENQPLVEESGGLKKRHSSRASAKRDGNVSQRESSHNRDQEKGYKSGDSSSLAEDAEELITKRYQEKGSGGGDMSVPTPQKHCSMNGGTIRQCSDDSEMEVCRICHCEGDDECPLIMPCRCTGSLSFVHQACLNQWIKSSDTRCCELCKFDFVMETKLKPLRKWERLHMSKGERRKIFCSVLFHLIAIVCMLWSVYVLFKRTAEEIRLGKNGVLEWPFWTKLIVVAIGFTGGLIFMYIQCKVYLQLWHRLKAFNRIITVQNCPEKDLHNPQAQPNALTNGRHETVEVPVAPAPVPAPDAQMDSDMSVEAAVAPAQNPV, encoded by the exons GGGAGGAAGGCCCCCGGGCGCTCAGGGAGTCGATCCAGCAACATCTCCAAG GCCAGCAACTCTACAACAGGACTGACTACAGCCTCAAGAACATCAATCACTCCGTCTTCTCAGGACATATGCAG ttctACCCAGCTGACCCCTTTAGAGGAGGATGTTTCTGAATCgcacaaacacaacaagcacacacaaaactCTGTGATGACTGTCACCAGCACAACTCTGGGCTCATCAGCTCAGGCACAGAAAAAGCAGGTGAAGCGCCGCCACCGCCGCAAGAGGAACAGCTGCACCGGCTACGACTGCGTGGAAACCAACGGCAAACAGGAGCAGACCGACCGCAGCGAGCTCAGCTCTGATCGCAGCGAGCACGGGGAGAAGAGGGAGCGGTCTGTCAAGAACCGGAGAGAGCTCCCACCTCGCCTCCGCTGCTCAGGGGTCCCCCAGTCGGACTCCACCTCTGAGGATGAGGCGTGGCGTGAGGCCCGCAGCTGGAGCAAAGAGAAAGCCCGAAGAGTGCGCCGCCGCAGCGGGAGCAGCCGAGAGAGGGATGGAGTGAATGGGGGTAAAGGAGGGGAAGACAAGGTGCAGATCATGGAGCTGCAGTCTGTCGGCTCGGATGAAGGGAAGGAGAACCAGCCTCTCGTGGAGGAGAGTGGAGGCCTTAAGAAGCGCCACAGCAGCAGGGCCTCGGCAAAGAGAGACGGCAACGTTTCACAGAGGGAAAGCTCACACAACAGAGACCAGGAGAAGGGCTACAAGTCAGGGGACAGTTCCTCACTGGCAGAGGACGCCGAGGAACTCATCACCAAGAGATACCAGGAGAAGGGGTCAGGGGGTGGGGACATGTCAGTGCCCACAccacagaaacactgcagtatGAATGGAGGCACAATACGGCAATGCTCTGATGACTCTGAGATGGAGGTCTGCAG gatctGCCACTGTGAGGGGGATGACGAGTGCCCGTTGATAATGCCTTGTCGCTGCACGGGGAGCCTGAGTTTTGTCCACCAGGCATGTCTCAACCAGTGGATCAAATCCTCAGACACTCGCTGCTGTGAGCTCTGCAAGTTTGACTTCGTCATGGAGACGAAGCTAAAACCTTTACGCAAG TGGGAGAGGCTACACATGTCGAAGGGCGAGAGGAGAAAGATCTTCTGTTCAGTCTTGTTTCACCTGATAGCAATAGTGTGTATGTTGTGGTCAGTCTACGTTCTGTTCAAGAGAACAGCGGAAGAGATCAGACTTGGGAAGAACG GTGTGCTGGAGTGGCCCTTCTGGACCAAGCTAATTGTGGTGGCCATCGGCTTCACAGGCGGCCTCATCTTCATGTACATCCAGTGTAAAGTCTACCTGCAGCTGTGGCACCGCCTCAAGGCCTTCAACCGCATCATCACTGTGCAGAACTGCCCCGAGAAAGACCTGCACAACCCTCAGGCCCAGCCCAACGCCCTGACCAACGGCAGGCACGAAACAGTGGAGGTTCCCGTCGCTCCGGCCCCCGTCCCGGCTCCAGATGCACAGATGGACTCGGACATGTCGGTGGAGGCTGCGGTGGCTCCCGCACAAAACCCTGTCTGA
- the marchf1 gene encoding E3 ubiquitin-protein ligase MARCHF7 isoform X1: protein MPIQQITVVPARETASNGKSSTRSKDKTEGRKAPGRSGSRSSNISKASNSTTGLTTASRTSITPSSQDICSSTQLTPLEEDVSESHKHNKHTQNSVMTVTSTTLGSSAQAQKKQVKRRHRRKRNSCTGYDCVETNGKQEQTDRSELSSDRSEHGEKRERSVKNRRELPPRLRCSGVPQSDSTSEDEAWREARSWSKEKARRVRRRSGSSRERDGVNGGKGGEDKVQIMELQSVGSDEGKENQPLVEESGGLKKRHSSRASAKRDGNVSQRESSHNRDQEKGYKSGDSSSLAEDAEELITKRYQEKGSGGGDMSVPTPQKHCSMNGGTIRQCSDDSEMEVCRICHCEGDDECPLIMPCRCTGSLSFVHQACLNQWIKSSDTRCCELCKFDFVMETKLKPLRKWERLHMSKGERRKIFCSVLFHLIAIVCMLWSVYVLFKRTAEEIRLGKNDDFWRVSLLKYNTPQGVLEWPFWTKLIVVAIGFTGGLIFMYIQCKVYLQLWHRLKAFNRIITVQNCPEKDLHNPQAQPNALTNGRHETVEVPVAPAPVPAPDAQMDSDMSVEAAVAPAQNPV from the exons GGGAGGAAGGCCCCCGGGCGCTCAGGGAGTCGATCCAGCAACATCTCCAAG GCCAGCAACTCTACAACAGGACTGACTACAGCCTCAAGAACATCAATCACTCCGTCTTCTCAGGACATATGCAG ttctACCCAGCTGACCCCTTTAGAGGAGGATGTTTCTGAATCgcacaaacacaacaagcacacacaaaactCTGTGATGACTGTCACCAGCACAACTCTGGGCTCATCAGCTCAGGCACAGAAAAAGCAGGTGAAGCGCCGCCACCGCCGCAAGAGGAACAGCTGCACCGGCTACGACTGCGTGGAAACCAACGGCAAACAGGAGCAGACCGACCGCAGCGAGCTCAGCTCTGATCGCAGCGAGCACGGGGAGAAGAGGGAGCGGTCTGTCAAGAACCGGAGAGAGCTCCCACCTCGCCTCCGCTGCTCAGGGGTCCCCCAGTCGGACTCCACCTCTGAGGATGAGGCGTGGCGTGAGGCCCGCAGCTGGAGCAAAGAGAAAGCCCGAAGAGTGCGCCGCCGCAGCGGGAGCAGCCGAGAGAGGGATGGAGTGAATGGGGGTAAAGGAGGGGAAGACAAGGTGCAGATCATGGAGCTGCAGTCTGTCGGCTCGGATGAAGGGAAGGAGAACCAGCCTCTCGTGGAGGAGAGTGGAGGCCTTAAGAAGCGCCACAGCAGCAGGGCCTCGGCAAAGAGAGACGGCAACGTTTCACAGAGGGAAAGCTCACACAACAGAGACCAGGAGAAGGGCTACAAGTCAGGGGACAGTTCCTCACTGGCAGAGGACGCCGAGGAACTCATCACCAAGAGATACCAGGAGAAGGGGTCAGGGGGTGGGGACATGTCAGTGCCCACAccacagaaacactgcagtatGAATGGAGGCACAATACGGCAATGCTCTGATGACTCTGAGATGGAGGTCTGCAG gatctGCCACTGTGAGGGGGATGACGAGTGCCCGTTGATAATGCCTTGTCGCTGCACGGGGAGCCTGAGTTTTGTCCACCAGGCATGTCTCAACCAGTGGATCAAATCCTCAGACACTCGCTGCTGTGAGCTCTGCAAGTTTGACTTCGTCATGGAGACGAAGCTAAAACCTTTACGCAAG TGGGAGAGGCTACACATGTCGAAGGGCGAGAGGAGAAAGATCTTCTGTTCAGTCTTGTTTCACCTGATAGCAATAGTGTGTATGTTGTGGTCAGTCTACGTTCTGTTCAAGAGAACAGCGGAAGAGATCAGACTTGGGAAGAACG ACGATTTTTGGAGAGTTTCTCTACTGAAGTACAATACGCCACAGG GTGTGCTGGAGTGGCCCTTCTGGACCAAGCTAATTGTGGTGGCCATCGGCTTCACAGGCGGCCTCATCTTCATGTACATCCAGTGTAAAGTCTACCTGCAGCTGTGGCACCGCCTCAAGGCCTTCAACCGCATCATCACTGTGCAGAACTGCCCCGAGAAAGACCTGCACAACCCTCAGGCCCAGCCCAACGCCCTGACCAACGGCAGGCACGAAACAGTGGAGGTTCCCGTCGCTCCGGCCCCCGTCCCGGCTCCAGATGCACAGATGGACTCGGACATGTCGGTGGAGGCTGCGGTGGCTCCCGCACAAAACCCTGTCTGA